One window from the genome of Hydra vulgaris chromosome 02, alternate assembly HydraT2T_AEP encodes:
- the LOC100213672 gene encoding uncharacterized protein LOC100213672 isoform X2: protein MYKGRLLVLFNVFFIAKGFEDIAFADESTFAHNYVRALHLVSPLVWDEGLASMAEQYCKVLSHKGTFMEKSKNAQSGYVGENIFKGFDRLKFLKTMADAVYFWYYEINGYPFDSDNPDDEKHGHFTQVVWNSTTRVGCGRVTKEEYGGLMTYIVCNYTPKGNIYGLFKVNVLPLANNEPVLSADQLHSLTGCVDIHKDCEKWVGVCRQEIFKNAMLKYCKKTCMIC, encoded by the exons atgTATAAAGGCCgacttttagttttatttaacgTTTTCTTTATTGCAAAAGGGTTTGAGGACATAGCGTTTGCAGATGAATCGACGTTTGCGCATAATTATGTGAGAGCTTTGCACTTGGTGTCGCCCTTGGTTTGGGATGAAGGATTAGCTTCTATGGCAGAGCAGTACTGCAAAGTTTTGAGCCATAAAGGAACATTTAtggaaaaatctaaaaatgctcaAAGTGGATATGTAGGAGAGAATATATTTAAAGGTTTCGATCGATTGAAATTTCTTAAGACCATGGCTGACGCTGTTTACTTttg GTATTACGAGATTAATGGTTATCCATTTGATAGCGATAACCCTGACGATGAGAAACACGGACATTTTACTCAA gtTGTCTGGAATTCTACAACTCGAGTAGGTTGCGGTCGTGTTACAAAAGAAGAGTATGGTGGATTGATGACCTATATTGTGTGTAACTACACTCCAAAAGGAAATATTTACGGgttgtttaaagttaatgttttgcCTCTAGCTAACAACG AACCAGTTTTATCTGCTGATCAGCTTCACTCACTCACAGGATGTGTGGATATTCATAAAGATTGCGAAAAGTGGGTAGGCGTATGTCGTcaagaaatattcaaaaacgcAATGCTGAAATACTGTAAAAAGACATGTATGATAtgctaa
- the LOC105849285 gene encoding uncharacterized protein LOC105849285 yields MLGATHREKNSNTLVRSRSLPKRMFQKPLFRSMSKQMHKKAISNLQNHSLLGYPVSPQSCYTGALFQYGSLFHEASNKLLKFSESRKESLTLPKVHNENSYDVPHFASANGKYDFEPYSYEKRKRAASIRRCQSLPMCFQEKDFNAISTSPLIFGELKCSEDISVNRNLNLFSMVKKSNSILEKVTRTRKGSLSRKDSNCSEKLEFDNLLLENLISNVLKKYINSKTYNSSLSNKRSRHLSKLLEDIVRLRLINSNDKYKIVAHVFLGELKDYGLSFATQCSYHPTEDFFASSTSQSEDMFVCAIVTAIKCDEGLF; encoded by the coding sequence ATGTTAGGTGCTACACATAGAGAGAAAAATTCAAATACTTTAGTGCGATCCAGGAGTTTACCTAAAAGAATGTTTCAGAAACCGTTGTTTAGAAGTATGTCGaaacaaatgcataaaaaagcCATCTCAAATCTCCAAAATCATTCTTTGCTCGGATATCCTGTTTCACCGCAGTCTTGTTATACGGGAGCATTGTTTCAATATGGCTCGCTTTTTCATGAAGCctctaataaacttttgaagttTTCAGAGTCTAGAAAAGAATCTCTAACTTTGCCGAAAGTTCATAACGAAAACTCGTATGATGTACCACATTTTGCATCAGCAAATGGCAAGTATGATTTCGAACCTTATTCGTACGAAAAACGTAAAAGAGCAGCAAGCATTCGAAGATGCCAAAGTTTACCTATGTGTTTCCAAGAAAAAGACTTTAATGCTATATCAACAAGCCCTTTAATCTTTGGAGAGTTGAAATGCAGCGAAGACATATCAGTAAATAGAAATCTAAATCTTTTTAGTAtggttaaaaaaagtaacagtataTTAGAAAAAGTAACTCGAACTCGCAAAGGTTCCCTTTCAAGAAAAGACAGCAATTGTAGTGAAAAACTAGAATTTGACAATCTTTTGTTGGAAAATCTCATATCAAATgtgcttaaaaaatatattaactcaaAAACATACAATTCGTCATTATCGAATAAACGATCACGACATTTAAGCAAACTACTAGAGGATATCGTTAGACTTCGTTTAATCAATAGCAACGACAAGTACAAAATTGTTGCTCATGTATTTTTGGGGGAACTCAAAGACTACGGTTTATCTTTTGCTACGCAGTGCTCTTATCATCCAACTGAAGATTTTTTTGCGTCGTCAACATCACAGTCAGAAGATATGTTTGTTTGCGCTATTGTTACCGCTATAAAATGCGACGAgggtttgttttaa